A genomic region of Trypanosoma brucei brucei TREU927 chromosome 3, complete sequence contains the following coding sequences:
- a CDS encoding elongation factor Ts, putative (similar to SP:P55975: Elongation factor Ts (EF-Ts). {Helicobacter pylori}), whose translation MLFRTIRHFDLRRPTLMELVRELRFRTEAPIADCCAALKEANENMDRALEVLRNKGLAKAVKKGSRVTEHGSVVACVGETFGAAIVTVCSETDFAARSLQFQRVCGTVMETLRTQIISTEGTALDDCAAVHRLLTDAAAEQIQATIAVLGENVTIKSIQPLRFAPHVAEHISIGAYTHGTLSVQNVGRVAGVVAVSRTDPSARVPEEKLVDVARHFVACSGAEGSYAHQNFFGTEETVGQWLKRHGLRFSSSLVVDFGKEPIIHTAPQPVAGTK comes from the coding sequence ATGTTGTTTCGTACGATTCGGCACTTTGACCTCCGCAGACCGACTCTTATGGAATTGGTGAGGGAGCTTCGTTTCCGCACGGAGGCACCAATCGCCGACTGCTGCGCAGCGCTAAAGGAGGCAAATGAGAACATGGATAGGGCACTGGAAGTGCTTCGTAACAAGGGGCTCGCGAAGGCTGTAAAAAAGGGATCGCGTGTAACTGAGCATGGCAGTGTCGTAGCATGCGTGGGGGAAACATTTGGTGCCGCCATTGTGACTGTGTGTAGCGAGACGGACTTCGCGGCTCGCAGTCTCCAATTTCAGCGCGTGTGTGGGACCGTAATGGAAACGCTTCGCACACAGATCATTTCCACGGAAGGAACGGCCCTTGATGACTGTGCTGCGGTTCATCGCCTTCTCACTGACGCTGCGGCGGAGCAGATTCAGGCAACCATTGCGGTGTTGGGTGAAAATGTCACCATCAAGTCGATCCAACCCTTGCGATTTGCTCCTCATGTTGCTGAGCACATTTCCATTGGTGCCTACACTCACGGGACGCTTTCTGTACAGAATGTCGGCCGTGTTGCTGGTGTTGTCGCAGTGAGTCGTACTGACCCTTCAGCTCGAGTACCCGAGGAGAAACTAGTTGATGTGGCACGGCATTTTGTGGCATGCAGCGGAGCGGAGGGAAGCTACGCCCACCAAAACTTTTTTGGAACAGAGGAAACCGTTGGGCAGTGGTTGAAGCGACACGGCCTTCGCTTCAGCAGCAGTTTAGTGGTGGATTTTGGCAAAGAGCCCATTATTCATACGGCCCCTCAGCCGGTGGCAGGAACAaagtaa
- a CDS encoding FG-GAP repeat protein, putative (similarity to Bardet-Biedl syndrome 7 protein homolog (BBS2-like protein 1). (Swiss-Prot:Q8K2G4) [Mus musculus]) produces the protein MISSHDIELVGREIASVSSTFPRCLVVYPLGKKNKQRLGIGERDGVVSSFSVGKGNERSVAFSTPPRSHPVSCMTLYDDQVFFVHGSKLVAYSRKGREFFAFDTNVTETPHTIFVSTPFIIICGSFMVTGFCEATELGFYMAPDHINAMVAFIAPSAQKRSSVTFSDYRCVIGCSDRVVRMLCDNKLLSELSCEAAISALCVSETQNAVYYGTEAGSLGCLDFCKSNVILTRVFSYIPSDAQPSVTALTVRDINSDSKEEVVVGRLDGSVQVFLVDKGEESDELTPVCIWSGCVDGRVLTIETGFVTHSQMLDVIVHSFSGKITAFTVKEVERVPKGETVPMELIEDSVDEQIEAMEREIERLRKELMDTTQELARCTGSTVVNAPVLAVSSTFTSKCTISQQAESPALLLTIESDTPLDNIVLHSDVELHFLQSVGVTMVEQAVGPENNPCGVTRAILRPLREHMYGCSVRFWLEDGRLGAVKLTLLAAPAPRTAQVKTVMLRPLPLFSRVGCSDVADDNDHDSVEVTDPSAAQSVLEVEGDFTARDMHSWLQRMLPGTPELYRANQATLHYENVFFHSIIKVEYGDRRAAFFTGSLVALSAIKCFLTSCGLERSLEVKVVVSLHDNALQCELQHIATRIAACNKVVSDVQLIEAIREMQGDCEGCDMSFLLEERNRLLAEPEVVGKDRSRALQNKEYLQRFLLRLYNGASDIMPRPPKATSAVGEALGAACNCGDATALLAELRRIFRC, from the coding sequence ATGATTAGCTCCCATGATATTGAATTAGTTGGACGAGAAATTGCATCAGTGTCGTCAACATTCCCGAGATGTTTGGTCGTATATCCGTTGGGCAAGAAGAATAAGCAGCGATTAGGGATCGGTGAGAGGGATGGTGTTGTGTCCTCCTTTTCTGTGGGCAAAGGAAACGAGAGGTCGGTGGCTTTTAGTACGCCACCTCGGAGCCATCCAGTAAGCTGCATGACGCTGTATGATGACCAAGTTTTCTTCGTGCATGGTAGTAAGTTGGTTGCGTACTCGAGAAAAGGTCGCGAGTTCTTTGCGTTTGATACAAATGTGACGGAGACGCCTCATACTATCTTTGTGTCCACCCCTTTTATCATAATATGTGGAAGTTTCATGGTCACTGGATTTTGTGAAGCAACGGAGCTTGGCTTTTACATGGCCCCAGACCACATAAACGCTATGGTGGCGTTCATTGCACCCTCCGCACAGAAGCGATCTTCTGTTACTTTTAGTGACTATCGCTGTGTTATTGGATGTAGTGACCGTGTCGTTCGTATGCTGTGTGATAACAAACTTTTATCGGAGCTAAGCTGTGAGGCCGCAATCTCAGCATTGTGCGTGAGTGAAACGCAGAATGCAGTATACTATGGCACTGAGGCGGGCTCACTGGGTTGTCTGGACTTTTGTAAGAGTAACGTAATACTAACACGGGTTTTCAGTTATATCCCTAGCGACGCACAGCCGTCCGTAACCGCATTGACGGTGCGTGACATCAACTCTGACtcgaaggaggaggtggtTGTTGGTAGGTTAGATGGCTCAGTGCAAGTCTTTTTAGTTGACAAGGGTGAGGAAAGCGACGAGCTGACACCGGTCTGCATTTGGTCAGGCTGCGTTGATGGTCGTGTGCTTACCATAGAGACTGGTTTCGTGACACATTCTCAGATGCTTGACGTGATTGTTCACTCTTTCAGTGGGAAAATCACTGCCTTCACAGTTAAGGAGGTGGAGCGTGTTCCGAAAGGAGAAACAGTACCTATGGAACTAATCGAGGACTCCGTTGACGAACAAATTGAGGCTATGGAGAGGGAGATTGAGAGGCTCAGAAAAGAGCTAATGGATACTACGCAAGAGCTGGCGAGGTGCACGGGTTCAACTGTCGTCAATGCCCCTGTATTGGCTGTTTCCTCCACCTTCACTTCGAAGTGTACAATATCCCAACAGGCGGAATCTCCGGCGCTTTTGTTGACGATCGAGTCCGACACCCCGCTAGACAATATCGTCCTGCATAGTGACGTCGAGTTGCACTTTCTTCAGTCGGTGGGGGTTACAATGGTTGAACAGGCAGTTGGACCCGAAAATAATCCATGCGGAGTAACCCGGGCTATTCTTCGACCGCTGCGGGAACACATGTACGGCTGCTCGGTCAGGTTTTGGTTGGAAGACGGACGGCTGGGTGCCGTAAAACTCACTCTTTTGGCCGCCCCGGCACCCCGGACAGCGCAAGTAAAGACTGTTATGCTGAGACCACTACCGCTCTTTTCGCGCGTCGGTTGTAGTGATGTTGCTGACGACAATGATCATGATAGTGTGGAGGTTACGGACCCTTCGGCTGCTCAATCCGTGCTGGAGGTGGAGGGTGACTTCACCGCAAGGGACATGCATAGCTGGCTGCAGCGGATGCTCCCAGGGACACCCGAGTTATATCGGGCAAATCAGGCAACACTACACTACGAAAACGTCTTTTTTCACAGCATCATCAAAGTAGAGTATGGTGACAGGCGTGCGGCATTCTTTACTGGTTCATTGGTTGCGTTGTCCGCCATCAAATGCTTTTTGACGAGCTGCGGATTGGAGCGGTCCTTAGAGGTGAAGGTTGTCGTGTCCCTCCACGATAACGCATTGCAATGTGAGCTACAACATATAGCAACGCGTATTGCTGCTTGTAATAAGGTTGTCAGTGATGTCCAGTTAATTGAAGCCATTCGTGAGATGCAAGGCGACTGCGAAGGGTGCGACATGAGTTTTCTATTGGAGGAGCGCAATCGACTTCTCGCTGAGCCTGAGGTTGTTGGGAAGGATCGCTCACGGGCCTTGCAGAATAAGGAGTACTTGCAGCGTTTCCTCCTACGCCTGTATAACGGTGCATCAGACATAATGCCCCGCCCACCCAAAGCCACATCCGCTGTAGGAGAGGCGCTAGGGGCGGCCTGCAACTGCGGGGATGCCACTGCGCTATTGGCGGAGCTTCGGCgtatttttcgttgttaa
- a CDS encoding RNA-binding protein, putative (similar over 142 aa to SP:Q08935: 29 kDa ribonucleoprotein A, chloroplast precursor (CP29A). {Nicotiana sylvestris}), which translates to MRGRGRGSMRFFGDRGGMERGAGSFRGRGGSRSMGGRGFSRGAGTSRGGNNTGYTATKHNEPLDGSGRNSKTDNNKFSTNDKSIAGKAVDKRPVPSQTQRVVTTVTENGTELPKKLNTKVFVDGLPYENEVKSSSLSVEEELMQFVIAWKVGKPLRLIKKDGQGFGFLVFQSPHSVDVAVRVLNGRKFLGRSLRVEVPKPRDMEGAGGSYGANDSGKCSYARQVLLSDLAKVAQPEIIREILRDVAPQLEKRLDSIKMTSKNRKAFLTFQSSEDVEAAVKFLDGFSMFGRRISAAQAAAPGSLPYSKAPIRSTALHAAEGVLVGDGDADMVAAAGPNHGDEGELVVPLGLDVPPANRPVKGMEKRKPAPAAAAKPNALPSNITGVTEKYNLLDNGPAEVFVGNLGEDVTEEQLKAHFSVCGKINSCKIIVNKNTRLPTGIASIVFAIPAYAAYAQKHMHGSCLRGHVLRVDRGEEASAPLVSELPPRDDEETIDEDGYMEHFGVTNKKEYFKGTSFEEKPGCGKKRARDSEAGGEKRKGKGKKNKGEPPKKASSPKTSHGCGTNGSHHSRGDDDDDDDEEHFFDVDEGDNVRAKPTGKQKNTKKGAPVPRKGVKKKGKGKKSS; encoded by the coding sequence ATGcgaggaagagggagaggTTCAATGCGGTTCTTTGGTGACCGAGGCGGGATGGAGCGCGGGGCGGGATCGTTTCGTGGGAGAGGCGGCAGCCGCAGTATGGGGGGAAGAGGATTTTCACGTGGTGCTGGCACAAGCAGAGGAGGCAATAACACGGGTTATACGGCCACAAAGCACAACGAACCATTGGATGGTAGTGGTCGTAACAGCAAAACTGACAACAATAAATTCAGCACTAACGACAAAAGCATCGCCGGAAAGGCAGTTGACAAGCGCCCTGTGCCGAGTCAGACCCAGCGCGTTGTAACCACGGTGACAGAAAATGGTACGGAGTTACCGAAAAAACTCAACACCAAGGTGTTTGTTGATGGTCTGCCATACGAAAACGAGGTGAAGTCGAGCTCGCTGAgtgtggaggaggagttGATGCAGTTTGTGATTGCATGGAAGGTGGGAAAGCCACTGCGCCTCATCAAGAAGGACGGACAGGGTTTTGGGTTCCTTGTTTTCCAATCTCCGCACAGCGTGGATGTTGCAGTGCGGGTTTTGAATGGCCGCAAATTCCTTGGGCGTTCACTGCGAGTGGAGGTGCCGAAACCGAGGGATATGGAAGGTGCTGGGGGATCTTATGGTGCCAATGATTCCGGGAAGTGCAGTTATGCCCGACAAGTTCTTCTTTCAGACTTAGCTAAGGTAGCACAACCGGAGATTATCCGAGAGATTCTGAGGGACGTGGCACCCCAGTTAGAGAAGCGCTTGGATTCAATAAAGATGACCTCCAAGAATCGGAAAGCTTTCTTGACCTTCCAGTCCTCCGAGGACGTCGAGGCTGCCGTGAAGTTCCTTGATGGGTTTTCTATGTTCGGTCGTCGTATCAGCGCAGCGCAGGCTGCAGCGCCGGGGTCATTACCGTATTCCAAGGCCCCCATTCGCAGTACCGCACTTCATGCCGCCGAAGGTGTGCTGGTGGGAGACGGTGACGCCGATATGGTTGCGGCCGCCGGGCCCAATCACGGGGATGAGGGTGAATTAGTCGTGCCTTTGGGCCTCGATGTTCCTCCGGCAAACAGACCAGTGAAGGGAATGGAGAAGCGGAAGCCTGCGCCCGCCGCAGCTGCAAAGCCCAATGCGCTTCCCAGCAACATCACTGGTGTGACGGAAAAATATAACTTACTTGACAATGGTCCTGCAGAGGTGTTTGTTGGAAATTTAGGTGAAGACGTGACGGAAGAACAACTGAAGGCCCACTTTTCGGTCTGTGGGAAAATAAACAGCTGCAAAATTATCGTGAATAAGAACACCAGGTTGCCCACGGGTATTGCAAGTATCGTATTCGCTATCCCTGCTTATGCTGCATATGCGCAGAAACATATGCATGGCTCCTGCCTCCGTGGGCACGTTCTTCGGGTGGATCGTGGTGAAGAGGCCAGCGCCCCACTCGTCTCGGAGTTGCCGCCGCGGGATGATGAGGAAACAATTGACGAGGACGGTTACATGGAGCATTTCGGTGttacaaacaagaaagagtACTTCAAGGGCACGTCATTCGAAGAGAAACCCGGCTGTGGGAAGAAGAGGGCGAGGGACAGCGAAGCAGGCGGTGAGAAGCGAAAGGGCAAGGGTAAGAAGAATAAAGGTGAACCTCCGAAAAAAGCATCGTCGCCGAAAACCTCACATGGCTGCGGCACAAATGGGAGTCACCACTCTCgcggtgatgatgacgacgacGACGACGAGGAGCATTTCTTCGATGTTGATGAGGGTGATAACGTTCGGGCAAAGCCCAcagggaaacaaaagaacacCAAGAAGGGAGCTCCCGTTCCCCGGAagggagtgaaaaaaaaggggaaggggaagaaatcTTCTTAG
- a CDS encoding flagellar radial spoke protein-like, putative, with translation MASLTDDDIRVSPLWEHMKKVLLQVVQQQPSCALEAVVPASLTVQTGTSVPPRVTTEFGDHRPKVVNTVPPDALENLRWASSFGTALVPPKPRRKPQEDEEDMIPEDIEEEEEEVLGEVGDVVAEQAIFNSVGEGLPPEEAFRLVVGMKQLMRTEPLANVRFWGKFYGSVGDYYIVETKIDPNRIPEEGDEDGFDEVDEEEDGEPVENIADVLFAHGPKAHADTGVESSGTGLNEFVYYAANTTDPTRWARLPDVTPTQIIAARLIRRGFTGDLEATVDTHPRFPGCEKHYVRAQIARINCTCRVAPIDMYTTEGAVPVEEDEDGNLLPPPATVPAYSVLPPLIPQEVPDEEDAEAIEPVKSWFYGYRDDELLQGKYWVHIAPTLLLNGRTVASEQETAGDDDGRGGEVDHSEKIHPFLCEVSRDEPLRYTCHSRSQLPAWSFRKAFHDESSKKRTYVARSCLWPGAYTYVVTELGKPGSSFQSVYIGSGLKSLQGVNYAPKLPPRCLVEYPEVDLLLQRDGTLDDELEYAPPPPKPEDAGEDEEEYD, from the coding sequence ATGGCTAGTCTCACAGATGATGACATCCGGGTATCGCCATTATGGGAACATATGAAGAAGGTTCTGCTGCAAGTTGTTCAGCAGCAGCCGAGTTGTGCATTGGAGGCGGTTGTCCCGGCATCGCTAACTGTACAAACGGGTACCTCCGTGCCACCTCGAGTTACCACAGAATTTGGTGACCACAGACCCAAAGTTGTGAACACCGTCCCGCCTGATGCTTTGGAGAATCTCCGATGGGCCTCAAGTTTTGGGACAGCGTTGGTGCCGCCGAAGCCACGCCGTAAGCCACAAGAAGATGAGGAAGACATGATTCCGGAAGACatcgaggaggaggaggaggaagtgcTCGGAGAGGTTGGGGACGTGGTGGCAGAGCAGGCGATATTTAATTCGGTTGGCGAGGGTTTACCTCCTGAAGAGGCCTTCCGACTAGTTGTTGGCATGAAGCAGCTGATGCGCACGGAGCCGCTTGCAAACGTACGCTTCTGGGGTAAATTTTACGGCAGCGTTGGGGATTATTACATCGTGGAGACGAAGATTGACCCCAACCGTATCCCTGAGGAGGGTGATGAGGACGGGTTCGATGAggtggatgaggaggaggacggTGAGCCAGTCGAGAATATTGCCGATGTATTGTTTGCCCATGGGCCTAAGGCTCATGCCGACACCGGCGTGGAATCTTCGGGAACCGGTTTGAACGAGTTTGTATACTATGCTGCCAACACCACTGACCCTACACGATGGGCTCGGCTTCCTGACGTGACCCCAACACAAATCATCGCCGCCCGTCTTATCCGCCGCGGGTTCACAGGTGATCTAGAGGCCACTGTTGACACACACCCGCGGTTCCCTGGCTGCGAGAAACACTATGTTCGTGCTCAGATCGCCCGCATCAACTGCACTTGCAGAGTTGCGCCAATTGATATGTACACAACGGAGGGTGCCGTACCGgttgaagaggatgaagacgGCAACTTGCTGCCTCCGCCGGCTACCGTACCGGCGTACTCCGTGCTTCCCCCTTTAATTCCGCAGGAAGTTCCTGATGAGGAGGATGCCGAAGCTATTGAGCCCGTGAAGTCATGGTTTTATGGTTACCGTGACGATGAGTTGCTTCAGGGAAAATATTGGGTTCACATCGCGCCCACATTACTTCTGAATGGTCGCACTGTTGCATCTGAGCAGGAGACGGCTGGCGACGATGAtgggagaggaggggaggtTGACCACAGTGAGAAGATTCATCCATTTCTGTGTGAGGTGAGTCGTGATGAACCCCTGCGATACACGTGTCACAGTCGTAGCCAACTCCCTGCATGGTCTTTCCGCAAAGCATTTCACGATGAAAGCAGTAAGAAGCGAACATACGTAGCCCGCTCATGTCTGTGGCCTGGCGCCTACACATATGTTGTTACGGAGCTGGGGAAGCCTGGTAGTAGTTTCCAGAGCGTTTATATTGGTTCTGGATTGAAGAGTCTGCAGGGTGTCAATTACGCCCCGAAACTTCCCCCGCGCTGCCTTGTCGAGTACCCGGAGGTCGATTTGCTCCTACAGCGCGATGGCACGTTGGATGATGAGCTCGAAtatgcaccaccaccaccaaagcCTGAAGATGCTggggaagatgaagaagaatatgattag
- a CDS encoding Golgi vesicular membrane trafficking protein, putative has translation MQPQSSLFRARAQAHGEARPNGTGALTENAVAENDQIMSALLSDVRAVKKNFTSMGVEVRRQNSFLDSLQDTFGRTRARLNRTMRYLNLPELTSAKHMWVLFVFVFVVLVLIYIMLKSR, from the coding sequence ATGCAGCCGCAGAGCTCCCTTTTCCGCGCGCGGGCCCAAGCGCATGGCGAGGCCCGTCCAAATGGTACTGGCGCACTGACTGAAAATGCCGTGGCGGAGAATGATCAGATTATGTCCGCATTGCTTAGTGACGTGAGGGCtgtaaagaaaaacttcACCTCCATGGGCGTCGAGGTGCGGCGACAGAATTCTTTTTTAGACTCACTTCAAGATACATTTGGACGTACGCGCGCGCGCTTAAACCGTACGATGAGGTACTTGAACCTGCCGGAACTCACAAGTGCGAAACATATGTGGGTGCTTTTCGTGTTCGTGTTCGTCGTCCTTGTGCTGATATATATAATGCTGAAGTCCCGGTGA